The Anaerohalosphaeraceae bacterium DNA segment CCGTCCGACCAAATCCCCCGGAGAATTGATACGGTGCTCGAATACGTAAATTTGACGGGAAAAAAACACGACCTATGCAGGCATCTTTCCCGCGGAATGGTTCAGCGGATGGGCCTGGCGGTTCTGATGGTGCACGAGCCTGACCTCTATCTTCTGGATGAGCCGGCCTCCGGTTTGGACCCGATTGCCCGCATCAATCTCCGGAATATCCTCAAACGGCTTGCTGACGAAAAGAAAACGATTCTGATTTCCTCTCATATTCTGCACGAATTGTCGGAGTTCTGCACTCATATTGCAATCATGGATCAGGGGCGAATCCGATATTTTGGTTCCGTTGAGCAGATTCGGGAATTGTGTATGCCGGTGCGAATCCTTCGGGTCAGGGTGCTGGGGGACCCGCAGAAAGTTCCTGCCGTCCTTCGTGAGTTCCCGAATGCGGCAGTCAAAGACATCTGCGACACGGTCATCCGCCTGTCTGTCAAAGGCGGTCTGGAGACGGCGGCACAGCTGAATGCGTTTCTGGTCGGACATGGTGTATCGGTTGCGGAGCTTACCGAAGAGAAAAAAGACCTGGAGGACTTGTTCTTGGCGATATCGGCAAAAGAGAATGTTTTTTCCTGATAAAAGGAGGAGGGTATGGCCAATCCGCTGATTCGACGGTATCAGTATTCACTGCTGCGTCCTGAACAGGGCTGGATTTACGGAGTTGTTTATGTGTCCCTGGTGGGATTGATTCTGATT contains these protein-coding regions:
- a CDS encoding ABC transporter ATP-binding protein: MQVLEAQRLRKEFGPLAAVQDVSFTIEQGQVVGLIGPNGAGKTTLLRMLAALLPPTDGTAAIMGMDLCRHPLEIRRRIGYLPDFFNLYNDLTLWECLDFTARAYSVPSDQIPRRIDTVLEYVNLTGKKHDLCRHLSRGMVQRMGLAVLMVHEPDLYLLDEPASGLDPIARINLRNILKRLADEKKTILISSHILHELSEFCTHIAIMDQGRIRYFGSVEQIRELCMPVRILRVRVLGDPQKVPAVLREFPNAAVKDICDTVIRLSVKGGLETAAQLNAFLVGHGVSVAELTEEKKDLEDLFLAISAKENVFS